From one Haloferax marinisediminis genomic stretch:
- a CDS encoding dipeptide ABC transporter ATP-binding protein translates to MSLLEVEDLRIRYKTAKEDVHAVNGVSFSVDGGDNYGLVGESGCGKSTIAHSILGLLDDNARIESGTVRFDGQNLLDLSEKEWRDVRWQQISYIPQSAMDSLDPVMTVGKQIRQSITTHRDVSKAEAQARVDEVFEIVGLDPARTTDYPHQFSGGMRQRVTIAMALALDPDLIIADEPTTGLDVIVQDKIIHKLMEIQEEIDSSLLLITHDIGVVAETCDDVSVLYGGKVMEQGETRHVLKNPTNPYTMGLKNSFPDIDDFDSQAISIPGSLPDLTEEPTGCVFRNRCPFATEACEDGHPEIQTVENQRSACYHTDRVEHLRTEATEPETWGLEFAERGESGDVGDTVLETDDLSKWFTQTQGIIDQLRGNEPNYVKAVNEVDLDVRENEIVGIAGESGCGKSTLGEVISVLQPRTDGTISFRGTTVDEYLDGGSKEFRSKVQFIFQDPFDSLNPRQTVRAAVAEPLKIHGYDRDTIEEKVRETVSDVGLNPPHKYLDDYPHQLSGGERQRVAIARALVLDPELLICDEPASMLDVSLKASILNILRQMADERDIGIVYISHDLASLSQISDRLAVMYLGRIVELGETRELVQNPKHPYAASLLSASPNADPTEERRRVLLPGEPPNPVNLPEGCNFAPRCPKATEECWSVEPERTTYQDGDHEAACHHPVERIEHELLAKYE, encoded by the coding sequence ACTCGAAGTTGAAGATCTACGAATCAGGTACAAGACAGCCAAGGAAGACGTCCACGCGGTCAACGGCGTCTCCTTCTCGGTCGACGGCGGCGACAACTACGGACTCGTCGGCGAGTCCGGGTGTGGAAAGTCGACCATCGCTCACTCGATTCTCGGACTGCTCGACGACAACGCACGAATCGAGTCTGGAACGGTGCGGTTCGATGGCCAGAATCTCCTCGACCTCTCCGAAAAGGAGTGGCGAGACGTCCGCTGGCAACAGATTTCGTACATCCCCCAGAGCGCGATGGACTCGCTCGACCCCGTCATGACTGTCGGGAAGCAGATTCGACAGTCCATCACGACGCATCGTGACGTCTCGAAGGCAGAAGCGCAAGCACGGGTGGACGAGGTGTTCGAAATCGTCGGCCTCGACCCCGCTCGGACGACGGACTATCCCCACCAGTTCTCGGGGGGGATGCGTCAGCGAGTCACGATTGCGATGGCACTCGCCCTCGACCCGGACCTCATCATCGCCGACGAACCCACGACGGGACTCGACGTCATCGTCCAGGACAAGATCATCCACAAACTGATGGAGATTCAAGAAGAAATCGACAGTTCGTTGCTGTTGATTACCCACGACATCGGCGTCGTGGCGGAAACCTGTGACGACGTCTCCGTGCTGTACGGCGGAAAGGTGATGGAGCAAGGGGAGACCCGACACGTCCTGAAGAACCCGACGAACCCCTACACGATGGGGCTGAAGAACTCGTTCCCGGATATCGACGACTTCGACAGTCAAGCCATCTCCATCCCGGGGTCACTTCCCGACCTCACGGAAGAGCCCACCGGCTGTGTCTTCCGGAACCGCTGTCCGTTCGCCACCGAGGCGTGCGAGGATGGCCACCCAGAGATACAGACCGTCGAGAACCAGCGGTCTGCGTGTTACCACACTGACCGTGTCGAGCACCTCCGCACAGAAGCGACCGAACCGGAGACGTGGGGGCTCGAATTTGCAGAGCGCGGAGAGAGTGGCGACGTGGGGGACACCGTTCTGGAGACGGACGACCTCTCGAAGTGGTTCACGCAGACCCAAGGCATCATCGACCAACTTCGTGGTAACGAACCCAACTACGTCAAGGCAGTCAACGAGGTCGACCTCGACGTCCGCGAGAACGAAATCGTCGGTATCGCCGGCGAGTCCGGGTGCGGGAAGTCCACACTCGGAGAAGTTATCTCCGTGCTGCAACCCCGGACCGACGGCACTATCAGTTTCCGCGGGACGACCGTCGACGAATATCTCGACGGTGGGTCGAAGGAGTTCCGGTCGAAGGTGCAGTTCATCTTCCAGGACCCGTTCGACTCACTGAATCCACGTCAGACCGTCCGAGCGGCGGTGGCAGAACCACTGAAGATTCATGGCTACGACCGCGACACCATCGAGGAGAAAGTCCGCGAGACGGTCTCTGATGTCGGACTAAATCCACCACACAAGTACCTCGACGACTACCCACACCAGTTGTCGGGCGGAGAGCGCCAGCGGGTTGCAATCGCGCGAGCGTTGGTCCTCGACCCCGAACTGCTCATCTGTGACGAACCGGCGTCGATGCTCGACGTCTCACTGAAGGCCAGTATCCTCAACATCCTGCGACAGATGGCGGACGAACGCGACATCGGTATCGTCTACATCTCCCACGACCTGGCGAGCCTCTCACAGATTAGCGACCGACTGGCCGTGATGTATCTGGGGCGTATCGTCGAACTCGGGGAGACTCGTGAACTCGTCCAGAATCCGAAACACCCGTACGCGGCATCGCTGTTGTCGGCGTCGCCGAACGCTGACCCGACAGAAGAGCGCCGGCGAGTGCTCCTCCCAGGGGAACCGCCGAATCCAGTGAACCTCCCGGAAGGGTGTAACTTCGCGCCACGCTGTCCGAAAGCGACTGAGGAGTGCTGGAGTGTCGAACCTGAGCGAACAACCTATCAGGACGGCGACCACGAGGCTGCGTGTCACCACCCAGTCGAGCGAATCGAACACGAACTACTCGCGAAGTACGAATGA